The DNA region AAATATTGTGTTCCATTTTTGTTATTATAGTTATGTAGGTTTTCATTACAGGTTACAGGCCTCACAAACACCGTTAAAATTAAACTAGGTATGAGGTGAATATTTTGGTGTGtgataattgaaagaataaataaACCGAATAAGAACATTCTTTCTCATATATTTATTAGTCTTCATTGCATCGATCATAACTGTGTTTCAACCAAAATGTTTCGCATTTTGAAAGTTATCGCTGTGTGTATTTTTTACCATCATTGTTGCGCTTTTCAGATTGCCGAAACTAATAGGACATCGAAATGTAAGTTTCAATTGACATTCATGTCTGATGCcgtttttctgaatttcaaaacgcaaaatttaaaacttcaaATTTAGATTTTGAATCAAGGCCCATACAATGTGGGAATATTTATTCAAACTCTTTAGTATAATCCACAACCATCCTTTCAAAATTAATCAcattattatatttattgaaaCAGGGAATTTCTGAAGCTCTTCGATTCATAGACGTAAAGTTTTTCTACTCTCGAACTTTTAACTTTACTTTACTTTCCACACGCATTGGCGTTTGGAAAGTAATACTTTTCCAAAACCGTGCGGAAATACGTACGGAAAGTGAATAGCAGGGATTTTTTCCGCATGCAAATATTAAGGAGTCGCATCAATCATGATAACTTATTATTTtggcatgtctctatgcaccaaTCATAAAATGCAAACGTCTCTCTATGCGGCTGAGAGcacaaaaataactatttccatTCTATTGAACAACCGTTTTCACATGTTTTGAATTTAATATACACCAAAAAGAAGAAATGATTAGGACAGtttttaatcaaattaatttGAAGACTTGAGATAGAGATATTTATTGAATATACATAACATGCTGAAAAAATCCTTCCACAAACACGGAAATGTTCTCCAATTGAAATATGAGGAATATTATCTTTGCGTCAAAATCTTTTGATTATTTTGGTGGATAATCACTTTCATCCTACAACAtagaaattaattcaaaatcttgcttttgaccggCATTCTATCGACCATGACTGGGCTTCCAAGTAATGATTCTtcttttcttcagtttttcgaggaacgctacagtaCCCTTATATGTTGAGGAATCATCTCCGATTGTTGTTATTCATTAGActacaaaatatgaaaaaaatgaacgAAATTTCCAACACAATATAAACTTCTCGAATTTTCGTCAAATTTTGACTGAAATCAAAGCAAACTACGAAAACACACGGTTAAATTCACCTCTCCTAGAAATCAAACGAATATGGTATTCGAAAAAATCGTAAAACTATATAGTTGGCACTTAGCTGGTTAATGCCCCTTGCCCCTTTTGAGCTCCGTTATTTCGATAAACTCAGAGACAAGAGTCTTTCTCTATGGATAAACTTTAATGTTTCAGTTGCTTTCGGTATTGGTTTAGTCAGGTTCGCAAATTCCCTTTGTGTAAGCCCTGATGGCCTTGAAGGAGCATGTTATACGAAAAGAGAATGTAGAAAGTTTGGAGGTACTGGATTCGGAAGCTGTGCTAATGGTTTAGGAGTATGCTGTGTAGGTGagtaatgtaaaaaaaaacctgaCCCAAGGCCCTAGGGGTGTAAGCATGGGGATTTGGCCCTTGAAAGATATTTGAACGATATTGATGGGATTTGTAGGTACCAATGATGTTATGAAATCCTGAAAGTGTCATATCTCTAACTCACTTGTTTTTTGAGAAAGAGCAAATTATGTGAAAATGAcgaaaacatttttctttcAGAAACTCATGAATCGATTGTTCCTAATTTTGGATATATCCATATATGTTTTTAAGGCTAACGGtggcttgtagaaaaaaaattatgatattcatcGGCTTGAAGGTtttgtgaaaaatgaaattcttatttttcctttcaattttcaaccacTATACAATTCTGGCACAgttatgaaacaatttttttggaaacCTCGTCCCTTCTTCTATAAAATCGTGTTATTTTCGAATCTCAAAAGAAGGTACGCCATagtcgaaaaaaataaaaatcatgtttTCACATGTGATTTTCACACTAAACTATACTCATTATAGTTCAGTGGATTTTCAGCGAGAACACAACAACTCTCATGAGCATACTTAATTTTTGATGAGATGAGGTATATTATACCACAGTAATTCGGTGAATAAAATGCCTTCATCTATAGcttgtttgcaacagccgaaaattctctagagaatttccTCGTGAATTCATGCACCGTTAATTCTTTCAGTAAAATTCACTGTCAAGTTgcatacatatacttcattcacttttattttagcagtcggttggccatggaaatttgacacatttcactctgtatagtacgaaaatgtggggttatgacgcttgtcaaaacatttttgggttttaaatcaacgctatgttgcccgttctacgtaaaagtttctgttattacgtattttatcacaatgtcgaatctcttcggaaaatatgtgacaacataattgaagtttattcaaactgattgaagacataccaaatccagttatttgcatggaaaatacaagagatcagtataatatcataatatgcactagcttgaggagagttaatgtttggcttacatcatttgtagatttcaaaaatattaacccgaagatgaaatgcatatgatgcagtggttgggaatgggtatctcccgaaggaattaacagatgattacaagaatgttaaattcttcaacaaaaatcatcttgtatcaatataagtgaaaggaattgaaggaagtttcaagttaagatgcaacttcacctttgaacaaaaatttcacagaaataaacaattaacagggcaacttgcgcgtatttgtggctattcatcttaatacattgatgtaataataataattaggtatttattagtaccttaagacatttacattgtataggacaagtcaaatgaataaTAGAAAGATCCATTTTAGGGATTCTCCGATGACaattatcgaaaatcctgtagtaaacttttcgcattaattcactcaaacataaaattctcaaatgccaccacttttttgggtctcccaatagaaggaaattctttgtcatcctcttcattcacaatctttctgattgtggaaatatccagctgaaatataagtcgtttagattcagatgaaatattatataaattctcttacattgaatatgttcgctaccgtctgacgtattgtggattttagaatatcaaggtataactatttgaatgagcggacctgaattctgaatagcacttcctgaaaccctgtctcttttttcaatcactttcggcattttcgtaataaaaaaaaattgatattagttgtggcaacggcgttatgacattaacgacatttcatgagtgccaacctaacttcgttctagttacaaaaacttgagaaaattatttcatggccaaccgactgctaaaataaatttgaatgaagtatagtaatctctgccaaaattctgtagagaattccCCAGAGAATTTTCGGCAGTTACAAACGATCTTGAGACTGTTAGTGAAAAGTGCAGTGTTTGCTCCAAATTATTGAAGAAAGCTCCTAGTATACTCCTAAACGTTTATCATCATATGAAGATATTTCCCAGCTTTCTATAACTTCTATAGTATTCAATTGTGATTCTTCTATTGGTGATATTGTCTGTGTCAATTGTCGTTTGGGTAGtataagaaaagaaaaattgatTGTGGTGTGAGTCTACCGTTTTCTGTGttcgacacgtgtttcgctatcacaataacatCTTATCAGGTGTGTGAAGGTGAACTGGCCGTGGTTTAAAAACACATtgtgtgaaaatcgtataatccaagttcaattatggattttcatcaagtatcggccacatcaattattcatttcttcAATCGAATTCTGATCTTTTGAAGCGAAAATTTCGTCCACAAATGGCAGTGCAGAGTACATTGTTCCGATAAAAAGAACTATTTCAACCAATGGATACTGTTGCCTTTGTAACAATAGTCTTGATTTGGCAAGAATTCCACAGAATGCCCTAATGCAATGACTTCATTATAAAACGGCGAGATGGAAATCGATGCTGTCCAAAACATCAAAGTCTAGAACTAATAAAAGTTCATTGTAACTGGAATACAATTGCCACGGACAATAGCACCCGTAGAAAAATCACATGTGGCGATAAGGTCGCTTCTGTTCTTTGGCGAAAGAAAACatggttttcatttttttttaactatagCGTTTCTTCCTTAGAGATTCGAAAATATCACGATTTCATAGAAAAAGGGACATAATTTGCTCTTTCTGTAAAAAACGAGTGAGTTAGAGATCTGAAACTTTCAGGATTTCATAATATCATTGGTACCTACCAATCCTAGCAATATCGTTCAAATATCTTTCAAGTTCCAAATCACCATGCTTACACCTCTAAGGCCTTCTTAGGTAGTATTCTTAACGAAAAGAGATTTAGCATTTCAGAGTTGGACATTATGACTGGTTTCAGAAATATAAAGGTAGAACTTTCTGTCATTGTAATAAATCAGAATGCGAATTGCTCTATGTCGAAACGCAAAAAAATTCCATCTCTACACGGCATCAATGTGCATGGAGTATTttgaatgggcaagtttcctaaaactccaaaatcgaatttaaaattatttatggtaacccttttccattagttatccaacacgtaaaagattcgcttcaaaattaagatatttcagaaatatacccttcgaaacttcgagtaTGTAaaggcttgtgacgtagaatgcctttactgaagtctagtaatttttgttaattagacaacagtggaactgatcaagaagatatagaattctatatccacacatttcaaaaaattgtttctgtaatctgtgtctatatattcttaaaaacgatgacattttgtgtcattgtttgatatttctatgcactatttgttttccttgtcaaatgtgatcaccaaacttgatatttattaagtctatgatgatcataaaactttcatgacttttattgattcgacgggcgttgccggattgtgaaaatgacgtagaatgttcataagagagcacttctgaaatcagaattttcgtaagtgaatacagacaaaacgcaTTAtgttaaaatcaaaaaaaaatatatttcgatatatttgagttataaggatttcaatgacatatattttgaaattcaggaaaataccccattgtttCTTTATATTCgttggttcgaaatgaaaacagaGAAGTGTATCGTGAAATTTACGAAAGCGATGAGCAAACAGTTTGAACTGGCAATTATGTATCATTGACATACAACTGGAAAGTTTTGCGATTAATTTTGGCAATGTATGCTTCCATAGTATGTTTCTGTATATTATTGGTGAATGTAAATAAAAACACACTGTAATTATTGTATaattctttggcgatcgatttcggctatgattaagccatcatcaggccagctgcaattacattttcacaatttaaatGATGCTATTTTTTATGTAAACGGTGGTCATTGTAAAGGAATGAGAGTGTGCAATCCTACCGTCGTTGGAGGTAAATTGGTATTTACCTCCAACATTTACATTCTTTCACAATGACCACCGTTTACATAAAAAAAGCATCATTTAAATTGTGAATAtgtaatttcagctggcctgatgatggcttaagctgcattcacaatcaattcgcgggccgaagtgcacttcggcacgaaatttaccattcgcaataatcttggtaccaaatactcaaatgaatcaaaaatgtaactgatcaaagcataagcatcagcatcatctatagccggcacgaaattccttgccgaagtgatagtttgcaacttgcaagaaattttgtcttgaatttcattgtgaatggtaacggagaacgccatctgctaagcttccgtgccgaagtgcacttcggcccgtgaattgattgtgaatgtagctttaatCATAGCCGAAAGAATTATACAATAATTACAGTGTGTTTTTATTTACATTCACCAATAATTTTGCGATTAAATAGTAAACGATTGCAGAATTCTCTTGGGCATAACGTTCTTAGTGTATTTGCGCTCTAAGGTACAATTATATTGTACAAATAAGTGTCGGTActgtagggggagtccgggagacttgctcaggtaggagacttgaaccacctcaaatatgtCAATTCAAATTGCGCGCTACCGGTCTTGTAAATAACTTGCGACATACCTACTCGTAACAAAGCAcaactatagtctatccaaatccgagaggccagcgtaaacaaactgactaacgcgtgatcttatttaaggtactcctcttattggtcaaagcttcaggaacgccatgtttgcaggtgggagtaatgcagtaccgcattacgtttgattcattgattgtatgcgaattgttgtgcagaactgcagagatcattcattgctttttctttcgtaaattggtttatagttgtagcaagttattcaagttacaagcatttaagataatgtcaagtactgatactgctgaggaatcgcgtgttgacttaagtcctccaaaaaagagacgtctgaaacgacacttcagtgccgagataaaagatatgattttgaatacttataaaattgagattattcaaaatgcaggaatgtgtttaaaggacgtagaactccgagttgctgagagacttggcattggagctcgaagtgttaggagaattatttccgaatacataaattccggtgttctatcacagccggcaacaaatcaaaatcggaccaccaaatgggagtccttatcagatttcgataaaaatgtaatacggcgaaaagttcacgagtttttcttcagaaatgaacacccgactatagagaaagtattaaaaatagttaacgaagactcgaacttgccaaattttaagaagagtaccttctctataatattgaaaaaacttaatttcaaatatggacgtcgccaacgcaacagttttgttatgaaccgtgacgacattaaatgttggagaagaaactatctcacgaaaattaggaccttccgtgatgaaaacaggaagatttactgcttggatgaaacttgggtaaataccggtcatactaaatccaaagtgtggaccgatgaaacagttacatcttctcggcaagcgttacttgctggattatctactggattaaaaatccgtctgggaaggtcttgaattttgagtttaaccctttggtttcataaagcttgatcagagaatcaacgatcgagtgacggatgaacgtcaattagttttcagtcgataagttggtcataagcattctgaatatcattctttcaccaaataattatctatacacgcccatttgatgattctcaactgctactcctccaatatattcggaaatatgaaagtttcaatgatttccttcgggaaatcgaatgccaaatcgttgatcgagcaatcaaagttttgtgaaacttgatgtaagtacctttttggtggaaaacaatttcaacattctttttcaaatgaagtgaatatattttttcaggcaaagggcaaagaattatagtgtgtcatattggcagtgacactggttttttaactggaggactctggactttccaatccaaaaaaactggtgactaccatgaagaaatggatggtcagtccttcgaaaagtggtcgagggtatagttcctaaattggaggaaaattctatagtagttttagataatgctccttaccattcaaggaaaatggaaaaaattcctaattcacaattcagaaagagtgatatccaacaatggttgagggagaaaaatattgatttcacccctgacctcataaaagcgcaatagttgcagatagtcaggcagaacaaagaaaacttcgaaaaatacattgtggatgaaaccgcaaaggcccaaaatattactgtacttagattaccgccctaccactgcgaactgaaccctattaaattgatttgggccgatgtcaagaattttgtggcagataaaaacaccacatttaaaatggctgacgtccaaaatctttttcaagaggctctctcacgggttacttccgaaagatggagaaagtgcgtgaaacatgtcaaacaaaaagttgaggtagacatgtggaaactggataatattatggatgatataacaccagtcatcgtcaacttagaggaaagttctgcatcttctgacgacactacggggtagtcacttttacaaaaaaaatattgttacacatttatatacatagtatttcttaaagtgggaactttagattaattgttcatgactcagactcgtagataagcatacacatttttcaccggaactggaacactcaaaaagttttaaaatataacgctctcggaattcaatttattagtacacctctgcgttatcacgttcttgacgcgtgatcacttcatgctgcaatgtttaccgctggcctcttggatttggatatactatagtggccgccatcagaacagttcgggagtgaaaGGGTTGAAAATGATTTTGTTGTtcggaagtaagaaattgaataatttttgtttgttgcaATGTCTGAAAAGTTTGAGTTGGTTATTTGTTTAAGTTATTTggttttatttctttcattgattgattgattgattgctgtatcccgttaccgggaataaatctacaaaaagacataaaaaaggaCTAAGACTAAGACTTATAATTCCTTAGGGAtaacactccgggcatggatagtcaccaaccagatctggccgccgcttgattcttctcgagtctccattataactgtgcaccatagacctccaatGTGTCCTGTCTAACGCTATtggttcccagttatgattggcattaactgattttagggattgatgtagtgtatccttaaaccgcttaaacTGGGGTTccggtttccgggctccctctgtcaattcgccctACAGAGctgttttggggagtcttgtgtcttgcatcctcagaatgtggccgctccatctgagtcgggccctcgttacatgagtctcaattgttgtacaactcgcgcgttgcaagacttccgcattcgaaactttgtggaaccatctgatgtgcattatctgtttTAGATGACGTTgatgttcaagctgtttaatatgtcgcctgtagggcgtccagctttcgcttccgtaaagaagcgttgggaggacgtctgctttgtaaacagctgtcttggtcttcagattgaggtcgtgattttgaaacactatcCTTtaacttccagaatgcccgtgatgccgaattgacggttgtgtatttccgtgtccaggttagccctagtatttatgaagcttcccaagtatttgaattgCTCGACTTGTTCTAGAgattcattctccaggctggtATCTGTTTGAAGGCGCTTCAGGCCTCCATCgcatctgaatcttattccaacacctcttacaggcatagtcatgtcagcaattatcgagacagctatggcgaaaatattgaacggtaaaggcgctaacacgcctTTACTATACGGTAGCGAAACATGGGGTACAAGACGAATGGATGAACAAAAACTGCATACTACGGAAATGCGCATGCTTCGATGGGCAGGGGGGGTTACACTTAGAGATAGGGTATATACGGGGTAGCTTCAAGGTGGCACCAATTACCGAAAATTTGAAGGAGTCCAGATTGAGGCGGTTTGGACATGTGATGCGTAGACCGGAAGATCACGTAGTGAAGAAGTGCCTTTCCATGGCTACTAAGAAGAGGGGGAGGGGCAGGCCCCTGACTACCTGGATGACGAATGTCCAGAGGGACATGAAGGAGTTGGGCCTGTCAGCTGATGACGCTTATCGGCGAGATGAATGGCGCCTCAAAATTAGGAAAGTCGACCCCGCATAACGGGAAAGGGCTAGGACAAAGAAgaaagagaagaagaagaaaggcgctaacacgcagccttgttttattccagagttggttgagaaatggtcggttgtagatccattatgctgtattctagtgGTGTTGTTTGTATGAAGGCtcttacacactgctaagaatttttcgggtactccaaggagtcccatgattttccatagcgctctccgattcaccgagtcgaaggccttacttaaatcgatgtaggctgtatagatccttgattgttgttcacgggccttctcttgcagcagtcgcagtgtgaaaattaggtccaccgtacctcgatttggtcgaaagccgcaccgAGATTCGGGTAAAAGCTTGTCTaggagtggaatcagacgattagccataatcttcgagagaaatttgccggccacgctaagcaacgatatgcccctgtaattgttgcaatttgacgtatcgcctttgttcttataacTAAGGCGTCTCtaaagtcttgtggcacatctccttgttcccagatcctGTGGAATAGtgctaggagactattgacaatgtcttcatccagggctttgaatatctccgctggaacgccGTCTTAACCTGGTGACTTATCATtcatcatatttttaatcgcacctatgatttccgacattgaaatttcgtcatcaagcgatgttaTCGTTTTTCCTCCAAAAGAGGTGcaatatgagtttcgctgtcggcgaaccagtctggggattttagGGAgagttctgtgcccagtatttcatTGATTAATCAATTAGTAtagagcctttttaataatagttgaaacaggttcaagaaaatatctattgaatagactaaaagggagtgcgggagacttgacccatgctatggtcgggagacataatcagtggtccaagtttcccgcactgagctaagataatttgcttcaaaaaaggaaaattgaataatagaaatgaatataaaaaaatatacaaaggttcaaaacaGTGAAAAACATCTCTAAAATAAGTGAGAGTGGCTCTGATATAGAAAATATCTATTGTATACGCTGATATATCTGATGATGTAAACCttgagcgcccaccaaagtagcgtaccgctgacatggcacatacataaTAAAGGCGATTCAGAATTCTCAGATATCGCATATCTGAGTGAACTATCAGtaattatacttcattcaaatttattttagcagtcggttggccatgaaataattttctcaagtttttgtaactagaacggagttaggttggcactcatgaaatgtcgttaatgtcataacgccgttgccacaactaatatcaatttttattacgaaaattcgaaaatgacgaaagtgattgaaaaaagagacagggtttcaggaagtgctatttagaattcaggtccgctcattcaaatagttataccctgatattctaaaatccacaatacgtcagacgatagcgaacatattcaatgtaagtgaatttatataatgtttcatctgaatctaaacgacttatatttcagttgaatatttccacaatcagaaagattgtgaatgaagaggatgacaaagaatttccttctattgggagacccaaaaaagtggtggcatttgggaattttatgtttgagtgaattaatgcgaaaagtttactataggattttcgataaatgtcatcggagaataagttccctaaaatggatttttctatttttcatttgacttgtcctatacaatgtaaatgtcttaaggtactaataaatatctaattattataatcacatcaatgtattaagatgcaTAGCCACGAATACGcacaagttgccctgttacttgtttattcatgtgaaatttttgttcaacggtgaagttgcatcttaacttgaaacttccttcaactccttttacttatattgatgcaagatgatttttgttgaagaatttaacatttttgtaatgatctgttaattccttcgggagatacccattcccaaccactgcatcatatgcatttcatcttcgggttaatatgtttgaaatctacaaatgatgtaagccaaagaagataacgaacattaactctcctcaagctagtgcatattatgatattatactgatctcttgtattttccatgcaaataactggatttggtatgccttcaatcagtttgtataaacttcaattatgttcgtcacctattttccgaagagattcgacattgtgataaatacgtaataacagaaacttttaagtagaacgggcaacatagcgttgatttaaaacccaaaaatgttttgacaagcttcataaccccacattttcgtactatacagagtgaaatgtgtcaaatttccatggccaaccgactgctaaaataaagttgaatgaagtataggtacatATTATGCATCgcttttgtcatgtatgtgccatgtcagtgttacgctactttggtgggcgctctcccGTAGACAATCGTTGGCCATTGGAAATTGTTATCttttaatgtttttcctgataaacaaacttatggttaAGTCTCtttcgccccctgttcaactctcctatGGGTTAGAGAGACATATGAGACTATTTTAGGTTtataaaaaagaattgctgtactcagaatgttcatctcaccataaCACTTCTATTATCTATCATTAACTATTCGGGCATGATTTATTCACGCAAAAAattgagttgctaccatttacagatacaacttgagtggcttcagagtcacaaggggttcaactctcctggACTTCCCATACTTCGCATGGATGTTTAGAAATACGCAATTATGAATGTTCGAATATCAAACATCTTGCAGTCGTATATAATAGTAAAATTGCTAACATAGAATTCTTAACAATTTTTAACCTTTTTGTGCAGTGCAGAAGAGCTGCGACGGAACAACGACTTCAAACAATACATATTTCACCAGTCCAAATTTTCCGAGTTCTTATGGTGAAGGAACAACTTGTTCATTCAATATTAAGAAGCTGGACAACGATATATGCCAGGTAAAAAGAAATGAGATTTACATTTATATTATGAAAGTTATTCCTCCAACTCTCCCAATGATTACTTTTAGGCAAGAATTGATTTTATTGCCTTTTCGCTGGATCAACCAAATGCAAACGGCGTTTGTGTTAATGATGGATTAACTATAATTGGAGGAGCATCTCCTGTACCAACAATTTGTGGCGAAAACGGTGGTCAACATATATATGTGAATTTCGCCGAGAGGGGTAGTAtacaaatgaatattttcactgGACTTTCAGCAAACACAAGGAGAATTTGGAGCTTCAAGATATCACAAATAGGGTGCGACTGTCCCACTAGAGGTAATAATTattttcctactagcgtttcgaaagtattactttccACACGCATTGACGTTTGGAAAGTAGTACTTTTACACAAGCAAATATTAAAGAGTCgcatcaatcataaaattttggcaTGTCTCTATGCGTCAATCATAAAATTCgaacgcatttgcgtgcgggaaaggaATAGAAGGCGTTTTTCCagcaccttttgggaaagtatctctttgcaacttgaaatgcgtgcgggaaaaaggttgaacgcgcaagCTTGTAGAAAAGTAGCGGCCACGATCACGCCGCTATATCActgaacagatcgtgatattTATTATGTGATATTACATTTGCATGGAacgcttctcgatcgtgatcgtggccgcggccgctcatatgtgttcaccgcctaattacatcagaaaaacagaaataagaagtaatgaatttgagaagacTGAGTTGTGATATAATGATGATGGCCAAGAGGTGAAAACTAAAATGTCTAAGTCATAAATGAAATCAATACATTGAATATGAGC from Coccinella septempunctata chromosome 1, icCocSept1.1, whole genome shotgun sequence includes:
- the LOC123316489 gene encoding uncharacterized protein LOC123316489, which translates into the protein MFRILKVIAVCIFYHHCCAFQIAETNRTSKFAFGIGLVRFANSLCVSPDGLEGACYTKRECRKFGGTGFGSCANGLGVCCVVQKSCDGTTTSNNTYFTSPNFPSSYGEGTTCSFNIKKLDNDICQARIDFIAFSLDQPNANGVCVNDGLTIIGGASPVPTICGENGGQHIYVNFAERGSIQMNIFTGLSANTRRIWSFKISQIGCDCPTRAPSGCLMYHTSLSGTVRSFNYGTTGNAASSRQLINQNYGVCIAMQPGYCSINWSQTSGDQYSFSVSGNTATSASDGTIGTNAGAIIGALCTNDYVVIPSPTFTDTRTPANVDRFCGNGFEPLSTSSKPFVLTVVTDAMEVGDIGNRGFSLDFSQQRCTGMPF